A stretch of the Janthinobacterium sp. B9-8 genome encodes the following:
- a CDS encoding SDR family NAD(P)-dependent oxidoreductase produces MSAKFENQVAVVTGGSTGIGFAIAKALLDEGARRVYVTGRSAKTLDTAVTALGERAIAVVSDVAELSELQKLKSTIEQQGEQLDVVFANAGIAEYNRFGETAEAEFAKTFDINVKGVFFTVQTLLPLLKDGGSVVLTASIVANKGMENLSLYNASKAAVRSFARSWANDLKGRKIRVNALSPGLTRTPIMENGLKWDAEQLAGLASYAAEVVPLGYVALPEDIAAAALFLASDDARYVNGVELTVDGGFTQI; encoded by the coding sequence ATGTCAGCTAAATTTGAAAATCAGGTGGCCGTTGTGACCGGTGGCTCAACCGGTATTGGTTTTGCAATTGCTAAGGCCTTGCTTGATGAGGGTGCACGGCGTGTTTATGTGACGGGCCGGTCGGCAAAAACGCTGGATACCGCTGTCACTGCGCTGGGGGAAAGGGCGATTGCCGTGGTGTCGGATGTGGCAGAGTTGAGCGAGCTGCAAAAGCTGAAAAGCACGATTGAGCAACAGGGTGAGCAGCTGGACGTCGTCTTTGCCAATGCCGGCATTGCAGAATACAACCGCTTTGGTGAGACCGCTGAGGCGGAGTTTGCTAAGACGTTTGATATCAATGTAAAGGGTGTATTTTTTACTGTGCAAACCCTGTTGCCGCTGCTAAAAGATGGCGGCTCTGTGGTACTGACGGCCTCTATTGTGGCCAATAAGGGCATGGAAAACCTGAGTCTTTATAACGCCTCTAAGGCAGCAGTGCGCTCGTTTGCACGTTCTTGGGCTAATGATCTGAAAGGGCGCAAAATTCGGGTGAATGCACTTAGCCCAGGTCTCACCCGCACACCGATTATGGAAAACGGCTTGAAATGGGATGCAGAGCAGCTTGCTGGGCTCGCTAGCTACGCTGCAGAGGTCGTGCCGCTAGGCTATGTGGCTCTGCCCGAAGATATCGCCGCTGCAGCATTGTTTTTAGCATCGGATGATGCGCGCTATGTGAATGGTGTAGAGCTGACAGTGGATGGCGGGTTTACACAGATTTAG